From the genome of Kryptolebias marmoratus isolate JLee-2015 linkage group LG19, ASM164957v2, whole genome shotgun sequence, one region includes:
- the hlx1 gene encoding H2.0-like homeobox protein isoform X1, which translates to MYTAGLSPFYASNFSLWSAYCAGGFAVDSVKKPSFCIADILQAGDAENIPGSSALMVHMGHHHHHHQQQHQQQHQQHHQQHRAPQAGGSPLRPSPVAPEPSVFGARVSPASAYHRHGLQLTSVSRTSFNSQHAPPPSSKDLKFGIDRILSTDFDPKCKEKSSLRDLTSIVSSSRQSGLHVPVQPPASQYFSSIDPGMDASSMMSSLGSSGSRHSGQHQFQDTFPGPYAVLTKDTMPQTYKRKRSWSRAVFSNLQRKGLEKRFEIQKYVTKPDRKQLAAMLGLTDAQVKVWFQNRRMKWRHSKEAQAQKDKEKDEKPDQGLSEAGSEEPKEPLESDCESEARSDSDSDEAEEDSGHLDVSEHNKTSVIMSGSAQTGGSGGGGGGADAGPAVTDTAASQVLI; encoded by the exons ATGTACACGGCCGGACTCAGCCCGTTCTACGCGTCAAACTTCAGCCTCTGGTCTGCGTACTGCGCCGGGGGCTTCGCCGTGGACTCCGTGAAGAAACCCTCGTTCTGCATCGCGGACATTTTGCAGGCTGGAGATGCGGAGAACATCCCGGGCTCGTCCGCCCTCATGGTGCACATGggacaccaccaccaccaccaccagcagcagcaccagcagcagcaccagcagcaccaCCAGCAGCACCGCGCTCCGCAGGCCGGCGGCTCGCCGCTGCGCCCCTCTCCTGTCGCTCCCGAACCCTCGGTGTTCGGTGCCAGGGTGAGTCCGGCCTCTGCGTACCACAGACACGGACTACAACTAACCTCAGTCTCCAGGACGTCGTTCAACTCCCAGCATGCCCCGCCGCCCTCGAGCAAGGACCTCAAATTCGGAATCGATCGGATTTTATCTACAGACTTTGATCCAAAGTGCAAAGAAAAGTCGTCACTAAGAG ATCTCACGTCCATCGTTAGCTCGAGCCGTCAGTCAGGCCTCCACGTCCCCGTTCAGCCTCCTGCCAGCCAGTACTTCTCCTCCATAGACCCCGGGATGGACGCGTCCTCCATGATGAGTTCACTaggcagcagcggcagcagacACTCAGGCCAGCATCAGTTTCAGGACACCTTCCCAG GTCCCTACGCCGTCCTCACAAAAGACACAATGCCTCAGACCTACAAGAGGAAGAGGTCGTGGTCGAGGGCCGTGTTCTCCAACCTGCAGAGGAAAGGTCTGGAGAAGAGATTTGAGATACAGAAGTACGTCACCAAGCCGGACAGAAAGCAGCTGGCGGCCATGCTGGGGCTCACAGACGCTCAG GTCAAAGTGTGGTTCCAGAACAGGCGCATGAAGTGGAGACACTCCAAAGAGGCGCAGGCGCAGAAGGACAAGGAGAAGGACGAGAAGCCGGACCAGGGGCTCTCCGAGGCCGGCAGCGAGGAGCCCAAGGAGCCGCTGGAGTCCGACTGTGAGAGCGAGGCCCGGAGCGACAGCGACTCCGACGAGGCCGAGGAGGACAGCGGACATTTGGACGTTTCTGAGCACAACAAGACCAGCGTCATCATGAGCGGGAGCGCGCAGAcgggcggcagcggcggcggcggcggcggcgcggACGCGGGCCCCGCGGTCACGGACACTGCGGCCTCGCAGGTCTTAATATGA
- the hlx1 gene encoding H2.0-like homeobox protein isoform X2, giving the protein MYTAGLSPFYASNFSLWSAYCAGGFAVDSVKKPSFCIADILQAGDAENIPGSSALMVHMGHHHHHHQQQHQQQHQQHHQQHRAPQAGGSPLRPSPVAPEPSVFGARVSPASAYHRHGLQLTSVSRTSFNSQHAPPPSSKDLKFGIDRILSTDFDPKCKEKSSLRGPYAVLTKDTMPQTYKRKRSWSRAVFSNLQRKGLEKRFEIQKYVTKPDRKQLAAMLGLTDAQVKVWFQNRRMKWRHSKEAQAQKDKEKDEKPDQGLSEAGSEEPKEPLESDCESEARSDSDSDEAEEDSGHLDVSEHNKTSVIMSGSAQTGGSGGGGGGADAGPAVTDTAASQVLI; this is encoded by the exons ATGTACACGGCCGGACTCAGCCCGTTCTACGCGTCAAACTTCAGCCTCTGGTCTGCGTACTGCGCCGGGGGCTTCGCCGTGGACTCCGTGAAGAAACCCTCGTTCTGCATCGCGGACATTTTGCAGGCTGGAGATGCGGAGAACATCCCGGGCTCGTCCGCCCTCATGGTGCACATGggacaccaccaccaccaccaccagcagcagcaccagcagcagcaccagcagcaccaCCAGCAGCACCGCGCTCCGCAGGCCGGCGGCTCGCCGCTGCGCCCCTCTCCTGTCGCTCCCGAACCCTCGGTGTTCGGTGCCAGGGTGAGTCCGGCCTCTGCGTACCACAGACACGGACTACAACTAACCTCAGTCTCCAGGACGTCGTTCAACTCCCAGCATGCCCCGCCGCCCTCGAGCAAGGACCTCAAATTCGGAATCGATCGGATTTTATCTACAGACTTTGATCCAAAGTGCAAAGAAAAGTCGTCACTAAGAG GTCCCTACGCCGTCCTCACAAAAGACACAATGCCTCAGACCTACAAGAGGAAGAGGTCGTGGTCGAGGGCCGTGTTCTCCAACCTGCAGAGGAAAGGTCTGGAGAAGAGATTTGAGATACAGAAGTACGTCACCAAGCCGGACAGAAAGCAGCTGGCGGCCATGCTGGGGCTCACAGACGCTCAG GTCAAAGTGTGGTTCCAGAACAGGCGCATGAAGTGGAGACACTCCAAAGAGGCGCAGGCGCAGAAGGACAAGGAGAAGGACGAGAAGCCGGACCAGGGGCTCTCCGAGGCCGGCAGCGAGGAGCCCAAGGAGCCGCTGGAGTCCGACTGTGAGAGCGAGGCCCGGAGCGACAGCGACTCCGACGAGGCCGAGGAGGACAGCGGACATTTGGACGTTTCTGAGCACAACAAGACCAGCGTCATCATGAGCGGGAGCGCGCAGAcgggcggcagcggcggcggcggcggcggcgcggACGCGGGCCCCGCGGTCACGGACACTGCGGCCTCGCAGGTCTTAATATGA